The nucleotide sequence TGACCACTTCTTTATCTGGTCTCAAAGACTCAACAGACCATACCAGACCCCACTGTAAGGTTTGCTGGTCTTAGTGAGTTTAAGATGGAATTAGTTGGTCTTTTGATCAGCTAAAACCAGTCAACTAGCATTTTAGCACATCGCTAGCTTGCAGCGCTAGCATTTTTGATTGTCACGACACACTAGAAGGATACTTGTGTGACGCCATCGTAGATTTGGCCAAAAACGGGACATTCAAAGTCGCAATGAAACAGAAGTATCAGGAGAGTTTTTCTTTCATGTCGTGAAGGATTTTGAGATTTTGGAATTTAgaatttaatttccatttcatttcaaataattttgtgGCCTAGTGTCTGGAATAGCCTTCATTCTAGGAGTCTTCCTATGATGCCAAAAAACTGCCAGCTCACCCCttccaaaaaaaattaaccatggtttttctATAGTAAAAGTGTTGTAACTATGCTTTTTTGgccttttttattaacatttgtaCAACCACAGTTTTACCACAAATAGCATGGTTAAAATATGGTCAGTGTAGCCGTGGTTAATATGAGGTTCTGGTAAACCATGTTTTCACTAtagtaacaatgttttttttttttttactaaaaccatggttaattttcgtaagggacgAGATGTCAGAATAAAGCTTCGCCTCACCCTCTCCTGCACTTCCAGGTTGGCACTCTGGACGAACAGCGGCAGTCTGTCTATGAGCAGCTGGCTGGTCTCTTGCGCAGCCTGGCTGTCTGTCTCGCCTTCGTGCTTCTGCAGCACCGTCGCAAACAGCTTAGCCGCATTTTGTACATACACCGCCTGGATGTGaccgggcagggtggccactttGGGTCTCAGCATGGCCTCGAGTGTCTGCATTGGGTCTTCCAGATGCCTGTGAGGAATAAGCTGTTAGCACGCGGTTATATGGTTGAACCTTGAAACTTTCCAGATCGTCATCACGTACTCTGAGAACTCGCCGCAGATCCACGCGGCGGCGTAGAGAACCTCGCAGATCCCGTTGCGCTGCGTGTTACCAGTCAGCAGGTGTGCATTGTCCAGCAAAGTGGCCATCTGAGCCACGGCGAAGCCTCGGATGGCTTTGACTCGGATGGCGACGTCCAGCATCTGAGAGGCGATTAGGTGGCCGTGCCTTGTGCCCTCCAGACGAGTCAGTTCGACCAGGATACTGATGTACCTGGAAGAAAGAGATTATGTAAAATTGTAACTGCTAAAACTGTGTTTTAGAGACGGTTCACaaagttgcatttaaaaatgcaagaTGCATGACAGTGGAATGGGGAAAACACAAAAGGTCTTGCAACTACGTATAAGAGCTGATTTACACAGAAttctatttttcattaaaaaatgtgaGATGCAGGAGAGTGGAATGAGAAAAAACTGCAAGTCTTGGGAGTAtatttaagggttagttcacacaacaCGTTTTCGCATTTAAAAACAGGAGACACATGGCACTGAAACAGGAAAAAACTATGTTTAAGGGCTGGTCACACAGTATGTGTTTCTGCATTAAAAAAGGAGGACAGTAGAATGGGAAAACTACTCCTAAGTGGTGGTTCACACAAAacgtgtttttacattttaaaaatgcaagatGGTGCAATGGGGGAAAAACTAAAGTTCTtatgactatttttttttcttttcaagcataaatttattttatcttgAGCTGTCATACATGAAAATGCTCAAGATGAACCAGATGGATGTCTTTGACCATTGCACTCACATGTTTTACATAGAAAATCGACAGAAATtctatgtgaacagcccctaaggGCATACATTCCTGATGTTGAGTCTTACCACTCAAAGTTGGTGATATACTGGTAGTTGCTCTGGCTGCAGATGTCGATGATCTTGGTGAGCAGCTCATCTCGGTAAGTGGTGCCTTCCGCTTTGTCCACATGGAGCATGAGCTTCTTCACGATCTCCATCAGGTTCTTCTTCGAAACCTAGTTGAGCGCATTTTCCACCACGTTTTAGTAACCTCATATATTTGAGCTCCTCACAACTTCAAGACTTCAGAGGAATGTTTAAATGTTGTACACACCATGCCATAGAGCAGATCCAGAGCTCTCAGTCGGATCGACTCATCTTTGTCGTCCAAACACTGCAGGATCAGGTCCTTGTGCGACTGCACAGACTTGGGGTGCGTCTTTAAGATCTTGGACATGGCCAGAAGACCCAAGTACTTCACTGGAAGAAAATCACAGCATCTAAGCGACTCTTGCATTGAAGCGTAGTCTCCCTGTTTGCTAACTTTAGCTATATTGTATTAATGCTAAATAACGTTTTAGTTCAGTTCTTCTATTTAGACAAGTCGGCATGCAACGGAAGTAGCAACATATATTTCTGTCTGTATTGCGAAGTACATCTGAATGAAATGgattatgaaaaagaaaagaaatattgGTTTTCCCCCCCGAAAATTGGCACTTGGTTCTATCCATTGGTagttgattggatggaggcaaATCTGAACGTGAGCTTGCAGACAATTCTGAGTCTGAATGGACAAAATTATTGGAGAAATCGTGCATAACTCACCCAAGAGACGCCTGGCATTTTACAAGAGACACTGTTTTACAATTATTAGGTCAAAACAagtgatatactgtataaacaatgTCAACTTCCATTTCGTGCCGACTTTAAAATCTGCTGAATTTAAAGcctttaaaatctaaaatgactAATTTCTTATTACTGAAAAATCtgcatacataaatatacatggagaaaaaacacacacacacacacacacacacaaagacaatgggaaaacacaaagacaaagacaacaAACACACACCCCCACATGAACACAATTGgactttttgctttgttttactcTGCCAGATTTGTAAAAATTAAACGCATATTTGATTTAATGCAGCTGatggtttaaatgaacacaaaatttgATAGACTAAATATAGATGCATGACAATTGGAGCCACATTTCTGTGGTCTTGGGCAATTAGGACAGCGCAGGGTCTAGCTTTGTTGATGcaaaaacaaaatgtacaaatacaCTGATCTATTTAAGGAACACATGGGGCTTCAGGATTGACAGAATGCCAAAACATTCAGCTGGAAGTAAATATCAAACGGTCCTATGAGGGAACTTTGAGGAACAAAACAAGGCAGTCCAGGATTCACAGAGCTAGTCTACAGCCAGCTTGACTGGGACTCTGATAACTCGAACTCCTGCAAGATAATTCAGATTACTTGATGCATATGTCTTGAAATGCGTTTGATTTTTGGAGGAACCTTTTCCAGTTCCTCAGGCTATAAAGATAGGATTGACTCTCGCCAACTCCCTATTGTAGTACGGAGGTGTCTTCGAGTTATCCGGGATGGAGATCTATCATCTACAGGGCCAGAGGTGGGGCTCAGAAACACACAGACAATGAGAGAATGACACACTGCAGGCATTGACAGAAGGCTCACAGTTCTGGTCCGAGTCTTCAATCAGGATTCGCAGTTTCTGCACACAGAGCTGCGGACAGGAGATAGAAATGGAAAACAGAAGAGACAAAAGCCATTATAACCCGGTTTAAAACCTTTCCACACCATCTTACATCAATGGTCAAAGAGGAAGCCAACTTAACACGGGTCAAGTACTTGTTTGAGAGCCACGGATTCAGTTTTAAAACATTAGGTAAGAGACATAAACAGTGGTTGACTGATGGCTAAATGCTGATCTCTAGAGAATTTACATAAGTCAGACCTATTAACTTATTCATTAATTTAGCAGATGGTTTTACCGTAAGTGACTTTTAGTTATGATAATTGCtcaaattaaatattagaatattactGGCTCAACATGTCcaatatttactaaataaaataacaacaacaattatatttCTGCATGTTAGACTAATAAATGAACTGTAGGAAAATATAGGAaaagacaataaataataaacaatattaaataacttgcatttaaaatgtattaaattgtatacatttatatgtattcttttaagtattttataaactatattaaaaaactTCAGGCATTGGCCCAACATATCTAATATTAACCGAGTTCACATAActacaatttcaatattttatatgtttgtgctTTAGATAACCTGcttctttatttcatttaattgaaaTCATATGAATGGACGGACACAAAgataaaacaaaactattttcaTCCAAGGACCTGAAGTATCAATGTAACGTAAAGAAACCACTCTAGAAATGTATCAACAAAGCTTAATTATGAATTAACAGactaaaaatgcaaatataacGTTTAAATCAAACTGGCATGGAAAGGGTCCACtttaatattgaatataaatCAGTGATTCGACAATGGCCCACCTGTATGCTAGCACTGTGATTGGGCATCCCAGAGGACAGCGAGATCAACACTGAGGTGAAACGGGAGAGAGAACCGACATCAATAACTATTTTAAGAAGTGGGTGCTCTAGTACAAcaccgggtcacggcaccaaataCTGACCTGCTATGACCGTGTTGACACATTCATAGAGAAGCGACATGGCCGAGGTACTGAAAGAGCAAATAAGAGGAAGGACAAGAAcataaagaaatattatatttaattgtagtATTTTTGGCCAACTTGAGCGCTGTGGAGCGTTTTAGTATCACTGTTACCTGTGGATGAGATTTGTTAGGGGCTCAATCAACTTCTTTCCCAAACGAGGCTCCAACGGTGTGAGAGCACCAAACTAAGACAGGGAAAGTTCATTAAAGAAACTGACAAAAGAGGAGAATCACTTCCTTTTCCAACCCAACACATATCTCACCAGTTTAATGATCTTGATGAGAACCCAGTTGTTGGTGGAGGAGGTCATGAGTTTGAAGAACAGGGGTGCCAAGGAAAGGTAGTTCTTGGGATTTCTTCTGGCCAGTTCACAGATGACATTCACAGCTGCTGACTGGACACCTGGGAAACACATAATTGAAACAGTTCAAGTGGAAGCCTGAAATATTACCGTTTAGTAGGGCTGGGCACAAAACAAAAACCTATTTTTAGATTAATCTGAAGGTCTGAAAAAGCCGCAAATTGATCGTTTCAggtatttatttcagcaaacattcgATACAAGATCTGATTGATGTGAATCTTATTATTAagtcttctccactagatgtcatccTCTTATTTACCTTGCGCAATGTTAAAACGGAAATCCAGCAGAGGTACTGTTGACAAGAACCTAAAACAAATATGCTTGATATGCAATGCTCAGGTGTAATTCTATAGGAATACTTTAAATCTGCGGAAGCATCTGACGTCACGCATAAGGCGCCATGATTTCTGCAATTGATGACTAAATGGCGCAGATGCACTGTTTTGTTAATCACACATATACTAAAAGCGCAATGTGTTTTCAGCCTCTGTCATCTCACTATATGATGATATGAACACACTAATGTCATCGCCAGCTGCTCGGAGAGTCACTTCATtagcattttaccatttaattggagaaaactaccgtcatatcacatacacagcagcTGCAAATTCCTCAatgcaacccgtcaaaataaaggTTTGGGTTAACATGAATAAACTGTGTCAGAAATGTAATACTATTTAGCAGTCTTAAGACTTAATGTTATGATAAagctactactaccactactaataaatattaataaatctttatttttaattttaacagtaaacctcTAGTGCCGCACTTtgtttgacaaaaaataaaagggTGTAATTTTCACTTAATGCTTTATgcctttttttacagtttataggGCCATTTTATTGTCTAAAAACCTTacataaaaaatagatttaaaatacaggcctgtggctcttaattttccattttttttaattcaccatTTGAAAATTTATGCttgctgttatatatatatatatatatatatatatatatatatatatatatatatcaaaagcatttgtattaaaactatattcactgattgtaatctaaaaaaaaaaaagaatcaagaaTGGAGTCAAATGGAATTGAGATATTGCGAActggaattgaattgaatcggGACATCTGAATCAATACCCAGCCCTAACGTTTAGCGAGATATGTTTCAGCATCCGTACCAGGATCTGGGTCCTCCAGCTTCTCTTTGAGGCGTGGGAAGGCAGGACGAAGGGACTCAGGGTACTTCAGGAACACTTTGTACATGATCAGCACCGCCTTCTTGCGAATGTACGGCTTAGTGTGGGACATCTGAGATGGATGAAGGTTGAGACTGAATGAATGTCTGCTCAACGTCAATATTTGcctgaagtaaacactgtaaatgGATTTACCAGAGTCATGATGTCATTGGCCAGGTCACGAGCAAGGTCAGGGGTCACGAAGCAGGAAAGGCCAGTCAGAGCCACGCCAGTGTCATACTGGTTGGGACTACTGAGATCCTGTTGAGCGATTgagagatataatttttttatatttcagcaagTTGTTAAGGCAGTTTCTCATCTTAATTTCGTTTAACCTGATGtactaattaaactaaaaacaataaTGGTATCTCAGTGATGGCAACCAGCATAATCAAAACAAACAGGGGTGAACGGGAAGCTCAAAACGCACCTTGCGGATCTGATTGGTCGTCAGCATGATGACATCAGTCCCCTCGTGAAAGCATTGCGATGCTGCAAGGTAGCCAATTCGCTgaaaacaagagacgaaagagaCATTTAtgaacccaaataaaataaatatcttcatataaacaaaaatatggctttgtctgtgctctttccatttaaaaccaCTACACAACCACTACATTTTAATCATGacccaaacaaagatgctgcatacatgcaaaaAGAGTAGTTTTTGATTGACCTTTTtcagaatggtttgacttcagttttgtgaaactatacataaaaatatctgcatgaaacaaaCAGCAGACAAGCTGAATGAGagacagattcactctctgccagcagatgGCGCTTAAAGTATTTTCTTGGTTtgtgctgtaaacaaagcagcgctgcacttatgaactttaatatgcattatacagaaacaagatgaaaagaaaaaaataccatctaaacttttctaaagagagcaagttcccctcagacatgcattcatataaacttaTACTTCTAATTGAATCGTTtggcatctcaaccgatttgaatcgtcacatatttgaatTGATTTTCAACCGGCTCACGGTTAATCATTACACGCCTAATTAAGTCTTAccagaaatatgtaaaaaaaaaaatatatacatttctatgacttaaattaaaatgcaatgagTCATGTGAACCAGTGTTGCAGTAGAAAGAAGTAAAGCTAAAATTtagttaaatattaaaagtaaaaaaaataataataataaaaattaatatatatatatatatatatatatatatatatatatatatatatatatatatatatatatatatatatatataaaactaacgAAAGCGGTTCTCAGTCAGTGTAATAattggaaataaaaaatacaatactaatattacagacttaaaatataaacataactttGCTATCAGGtcctaaataatactaaaatagcatataaataataaaaatgttgtggAAAAACCTCTGGATCTGGTCTGACTGTGACTAATATTATTTTCCACGTCACCTCTCACCTTGAATGTGAATTTGGAAGAGCTCATCACCTCCACGATGTTAAACGCAGCCCAACTGACATCATAGCCAAGCATCTGCAACTGTTAGGAGGAGAACACAAAAGAATCAGTGACGGCTTGAGCTCAAAGCATTATGAAGCAGATCAGAAAGGACACAAGCAACAGACGCTCTTACATAGGTGAGCTTGCAGACTGCATTGGCTTTAACAGCGATGTTGTCCTGTTTGAGTTCTTGTTTGATCTCATCGATGCACGTGGAGATGTACTTGGCCTGTAGAACGAACAAGAAGTATTGTTAGAAAGAGtgagacaaaaatacaaaaagatggTTTagcttcctgttgccagcagcaTCTACCTGAACTTAACTGAACTTTAACAGAGTGTGCTTTACCATATTTCTAACAGAAAGTATATCTACTTCATCGGAATAATGATAGTTCACCGAAATGACATCATCCTTGCAGTTACaaacccgttttttttttttactcgcaaaaaaaaagaaaagaagatatttagcacaattgttcaagctgctcttttccatataactAAAGTGAATGGAGGCCAGCAGCACAAAGGACTGAaatcacagtaaaataaaataaaacaaaattattttatataatattctaAAACTCATTTTTAGTTGATAATGTTCATTTAGTGTAactatgtactaaaataacaaactatagacatatttataaaaatgtaaaaaaaaaatacccataagaaaatcactaaaacttttaataaaatgaaacgaaaatagaaaaaaatattcaaaatagtaCTTAAACCACAATAGTACCAAATTATTATGGCGTGTTTTgcagtgagaaaaaaagaaaagggtttTTAAGCAACATAAGGGCTGATAAACGACAATTTTATAattcttgcatttttttaattacacagtatttttgtcaaaatattattacagaaaTCTGAGGGGGCACTTTGAACAGGCATGACGCGTCTCTGACTAAAAGTGCTGATAAACCACAATCGCTCAAGGCCAGAGTCATCATTAcattgtgatttaaaaataaattcattaaaaacacccagcgtacacacacacacactctttctgcATCTCAGAGACACACAGAGTGCTGTTGTACGGGCGAGTGTGCTGGTCATGTGTCTTTAGTCATGAGACAACCAGAGCAATGCCACAACATGTGAAGGGGTTAGAGAAGCGTTCCATGGGCACAGAGACGCAGAGCAAGACGTCTTTACTGGGGTAAAAAGTGTAAATATGTGGTTAACTATTGTTCTAAAAAGATTTTTCAGGAACATCTTTACAAACTCCTTGTGACCCATTATAGGTAATTTAAGCCCAGAGAGATGAGAACACAAGCTGAACAAAAGTTCTTCAGAAGGTTTTTGATGTATTGTGGGTCATTTTCACCCAGTGAGATTGAGCATTATGGGTGATTTCAACCTAGTAGATACAAAAATATAGGTTCTCCAGAAGATTTTTCAGCCCACATCCCTGGAAAAACCCTTGTGAATGAAGCATTATGGGAGAGTTTAACCCCATTTTTCTATAGGGTTTCTATAAGGTTCTTTTCCCAGCTTTACAAAATTATCTTAAATGGTGTATTAGGCCTAGAACTTCTACCCAGTGAGATTGAAAACATGGGATAAACAAAGATTCTCCAGAAGGTTTTCTTCATGTAGTTCTTACGATTGATGCATTATGGGTAACTCCCACCCAAAGAGACCGAATCAAAAAATGGGTCTTCAGGTTTGatgcattaatgttaaaaatgaaactcCAGAGGTAAACCAGTCGTCAAATCGTCACGAATGATGCATTGTGGGTAATTTCATCCCTGTAAGAATGGAACATGTGGGAATAGATTGTTCTCCAAAAGATGTTCTTGTCCAGTCCTCATTCAGCTCCAATGAATGGTGCATTATGGGTCATTTCAGCCCATTGCTGCGACTGAAATATTTGTCAGTTAGCCAAGAGTTGGATTTGACGAGCTCAGCAAACCGTCACTGAAGTATGAAGATGAACTCAATGTCCTTCCCAAGCAAACAAGAGAGCACAGTCTGGAGAACAACCTTCATTCCCTCCTTTACAAAAACTAACCAGAAAACAATTGACAACTGAAAAATTAAGCATCTACAATGCACCAAAATGCTTCAACTCCAAAATTGTAGGTTTTAAATTCAACTACGATGTCCAGAAATAGCGTTTAGGTAGGAAGCTCACTAGTTTTGAGCCCTAGCCAGTGCTTTGGAGAAGTACACCCACCTCTTGTGGAAACAAATATAGAGGTCTAACACGAAACCACTGGCAGAGAGCGAACAGAGCACGGTCCGACGGTTCATTCAGGAGCCCATGAATATTTCACAGCACTGTGCGCTGTTGGCCAGGTGACAGACACCATATCTAGGTCCACCGGCACAGGTTACATTGACCAAGCCTGGCTGATACCTGACTCCAGATGTTTGCAGATTAAACCGGCCAGGAGACCAGAACCACGGGAACGTTAAAGCAGAgaataaaggaagtatgagtttGTGCGACTTAAACTCAGTTTGATTTTTAACTATAAAGAAAGACGGCGACCAAGCAGAGCAAAACCAGACAAGATCTGAATCAAGATTGTAGTGTGAAGTCACTGTAATGAGAAGCCAAGTACTTCTGCAAAACCAAACACCTGGATTCAACTTTGCGTTTACAAAGTAGAGCTGCCAACTAGTACTCGATTATAAAAGTAGTGCAGAAAATGTCGTTATTGATATGTagattttagtaatatttaaatactatttaagtttttttagatatactttcagattttttgtaattgtttgcttttcaaaaataaaacaatttctttttctttatcaGTTCTAGTGTTCTGTTACACTAGTTCCAAAGCCAACATTTCTATATCTTTTGCAACTAATACTTACATTTCAGGTTTATTGGAATTAACactgttttaataattcatattttagttAATAATGTCCAAACCGGCACAGTTATTTACATTGTCCAACACCGATAAACCGATAATGCTTTTCATATTATCTCTGATGTATAAATGGCAAATAGAAAAATTCTATaccaattcaaaaataaataaagataaatacattAATCCTTTTAAATGTTCTAAGTGAATTTGGCcaccaaaactttttaaaatgattcattttaggatttgttaataaattattagtatttttaaagatgaacttaaagtaagctaaatgtaaaaatagtggAAATGAGCATGAATAGTTCAACAGCCAATATAAAGAGAGATTTTTTTGTAGATGGGATCATGGTGCTGGTTTTTTTTGCCACAGACTCAAGGCCACATCGGACAAAGCGGGTCATCCAGGAAGGTCCACCCTGCGTCAAACTGACACGTTCACTGGCTATGGCACATCACAAACACCTGACATCAGTGTTCGGAAGGTTTATTGCATTAAATAACATGTAAATTACTGACCTGCTGTCTGCTAGAAAGGCAAACCGGTGACGAAAACCAATATGAATCTCCTAAAAAGGGAACAGTATTGTGATGCCATAAAAGTGGGGAAACCCtatttgtgattataaatgctaaTCTTGTATGCTTTTTCAAAGGGAGGGGCGAGGACGGGGCACATTGgagcagaaaattcagctttgtcattatAGGTAACCAGGCAGCCTGAGGCCTACAATTGATTccacatttcattcatcaaaacgTACATCACAAGAAACCAGCGATTCTCATCCCTGATGCGGTGTTCGAGCTGACAGTTGTGATTTTACTGTGTCCGTAACTTCTTAGCTTTCTACCTAGGCAACATTTCTGTCCATCACAAAAATGTCTAGTAATagtagtat is from Carassius gibelio isolate Cgi1373 ecotype wild population from Czech Republic chromosome B22, carGib1.2-hapl.c, whole genome shotgun sequence and encodes:
- the LOC127988210 gene encoding AP-3 complex subunit delta-1 isoform X1; amino-acid sequence: MALKIVKGSIDRMFDKNLQDLVRGIRNHKEDEAKYISTCIDEIKQELKQDNIAVKANAVCKLTYLQMLGYDVSWAAFNIVEVMSSSKFTFKRIGYLAASQCFHEGTDVIMLTTNQIRKDLSSPNQYDTGVALTGLSCFVTPDLARDLANDIMTLMSHTKPYIRKKAVLIMYKVFLKYPESLRPAFPRLKEKLEDPDPGVQSAAVNVICELARRNPKNYLSLAPLFFKLMTSSTNNWVLIKIIKLFGALTPLEPRLGKKLIEPLTNLIHSTSAMSLLYECVNTVIAVLISLSSGMPNHSASIQLCVQKLRILIEDSDQNLKYLGLLAMSKILKTHPKSVQSHKDLILQCLDDKDESIRLRALDLLYGMVSKKNLMEIVKKLMLHVDKAEGTTYRDELLTKIIDICSQSNYQYITNFEWYISILVELTRLEGTRHGHLIASQMLDVAIRVKAIRGFAVAQMATLLDNAHLLTGNTQRNGICEVLYAAAWICGEFSEHLEDPMQTLEAMLRPKVATLPGHIQAVYVQNAAKLFATVLQKHEGETDSQAAQETSQLLIDRLPLFVQSANLEVQERASCILQLVKYIQKLQQKNVEVAEEVTALFAGELNPVAPKAQKKVPIPEGLDLDAWINEPPSESESEDEKPKAVFAKEEPKHYRSRNTEVDEKELARRREVRKQEQANNPFYIKASPSSQKVYDAPGVEHIPVVQIDLSVPLKVPGMPMSDQYLKLEEERQQKEKAERKKKEKKKKREKRGKGRKADSGPESEEDITPAQHVDIVTEEMPENALPSDDDDKDPNDPHRALDIDLDNLLSGFSSRPLADSEKLPVRTHRPEVLKSPAEDRVSESVPPETKKKSSKEKKEKKKDKEKDRKRSKEEKKKKKKHKEVEEELLESQPEEPVQSEETKEAAAPPTSTSAEASDLDFWLSSAPVPPAAQEVTVPSTAVDMSSAAIPESEPDEPKDTEPEDTKSSKHKKKKQKKEKEEKEKKKKKRHHHHHHHGEAGGEDSVQNGTVEEEEPLPPMSNYSVLAENSFIKMMREDAEQVTVTSQPPLLLLICCDSNFSHNRPQI
- the LOC127988210 gene encoding AP-3 complex subunit delta-1 isoform X2 is translated as MALKIVKGSIDRMFDKNLQDLVRGIRNHKEDEAKYISTCIDEIKQELKQDNIAVKANAVCKLTYLQMLGYDVSWAAFNIVEVMSSSKFTFKRIGYLAASQCFHEGTDVIMLTTNQIRKDLSSPNQYDTGVALTGLSCFVTPDLARDLANDIMTLMSHTKPYIRKKAVLIMYKVFLKYPESLRPAFPRLKEKLEDPDPGVQSAAVNVICELARRNPKNYLSLAPLFFKLMTSSTNNWVLIKIIKLFGALTPLEPRLGKKLIEPLTNLIHSTSAMSLLYECVNTVIAVLISLSSGMPNHSASIQLCVQKLRILIEDSDQNLKYLGLLAMSKILKTHPKSVQSHKDLILQCLDDKDESIRLRALDLLYGMVSKKNLMEIVKKLMLHVDKAEGTTYRDELLTKIIDICSQSNYQYITNFEWYISILVELTRLEGTRHGHLIASQMLDVAIRVKAIRGFAVAQMATLLDNAHLLTGNTQRNGICEVLYAAAWICGEFSEHLEDPMQTLEAMLRPKVATLPGHIQAVYVQNAAKLFATVLQKHEGETDSQAAQETSQLLIDRLPLFVQSANLEVQERASCILQLVKYIQKLQQKNVEVAEEVTALFAGELNPVAPKAQKKVPIPEGLDLDAWINEPPSESESEDEKPKAVFAKEEPKHYRSRNTEVDEKELARRREVRKQEQANNPFYIKASPSSQKVYDAPGVEHIPVVQIDLSVPLKVPGMPMSDQYLKLEEERQQKEKAERKKKEKKKKREKRGKGRKADSGPESEEDITPAQHVDIVTEEMPENALPSDDDDKDPNDPHRALDIDLDKPLADSEKLPVRTHRPEVLKSPAEDRVSESVPPETKKKSSKEKKEKKKDKEKDRKRSKEEKKKKKKHKEVEEELLESQPEEPVQSEETKEAAAPPTSTSAEASDLDFWLSSAPVPPAAQEVTVPSTAVDMSSAAIPESEPDEPKDTEPEDTKSSKHKKKKQKKEKEEKEKKKKKRHHHHHHHGEAGGEDSVQNGTVEEEEPLPPMSNYSVLAENSFIKMMREDAEQVTVTSQPPLLLLICCDSNFSHNRPQI
- the LOC127988210 gene encoding AP-3 complex subunit delta-1 isoform X3, which produces MALKIVKGSIDRMFDKNLQDLVRGIRNHKEDEAKYISTCIDEIKQELKQDNIAVKANAVCKLTYLQMLGYDVSWAAFNIVEVMSSSKFTFKRIGYLAASQCFHEGTDVIMLTTNQIRKDLSSPNQYDTGVALTGLSCFVTPDLARDLANDIMTLMSHTKPYIRKKAVLIMYKVFLKYPESLRPAFPRLKEKLEDPDPGVQSAAVNVICELARRNPKNYLSLAPLFFKLMTSSTNNWVLIKIIKLFGALTPLEPRLGKKLIEPLTNLIHSTSAMSLLYECVNTVIAVLISLSSGMPNHSASIQLCVQKLRILIEDSDQNLKYLGLLAMSKILKTHPKSVQSHKDLILQCLDDKDESIRLRALDLLYGMVSKKNLMEIVKKLMLHVDKAEGTTYRDELLTKIIDICSQSNYQYITNFEWYISILVELTRLEGTRHGHLIASQMLDVAIRVKAIRGFAVAQMATLLDNAHLLTGNTQRNGICEVLYAAAWICGEFSEHLEDPMQTLEAMLRPKVATLPGHIQAVYVQNAAKLFATVLQKHEGETDSQAAQETSQLLIDRLPLFVQSANLEVQERASCILQLVKYIQKLQQKNVEVAEEVTALFAGELNPVAPKAQKKVPIPEGLDLDAWINEPPSESESEDEKPKAVFAKEEPKHYRSRNTEVDEKELARRREVRKQEQANNPFYIKASPSSQKVYDAPGVEHIPVVQIDLSVPLKVPGMPMSDQYLKLEEERQQKEKAERKKKEKKKKREKRGKGRKADSGPESEEDITPAQHVDIVTEEMPENALPSDDDDKDPNDPHRALDIDLDNLLSGFSSRPLADSEKLPVRTHRPEVLKSPAEDRVSESVPPETKKKSSKEKKEKKKDKEKDRKRSKEEKKKKKKHKEVEEELLESQPEEPVQSEETKEAAAPPTSTSAEEVTVPSTAVDMSSAAIPESEPDEPKDTEPEDTKSSKHKKKKQKKEKEEKEKKKKKRHHHHHHHGEAGGEDSVQNGTVEEEEPLPPMSNYSVLAENSFIKMMREDAEQVTVTSQPPLLLLICCDSNFSHNRPQI